A stretch of Pelecanus crispus isolate bPelCri1 chromosome 3, bPelCri1.pri, whole genome shotgun sequence DNA encodes these proteins:
- the LOC142593243 gene encoding large ribosomal subunit protein uL29-like, with translation MQLDDQKLEQPGHHMVRVLGENGFELSKMHAVSKSIARAMAVISQHQKENLRKFCKGRKQKPLEQWPKMTHGWRHMQNEHKDSLKPKAINQRNKKLYPTQMFTVGA, from the coding sequence ATGCAACTGGATGACCAGAAGCTGGAACAGCCTGGACACCATATGGTGAGGGTTCTCGGGGAAAACGGTTTTGAACTCTCCAAGATGCATGCAGTCTCCAAATCCATTGCCAGAGCCATGGCTGTTATCAGTCAGCACCAGAAGGAGAACTTGAGGAAATTTtgcaaaggcagaaagcagaagccTCTTGAGCAGTGGCCCAAGATGACACATGGTTGGCGACACATGCAAAACGAGCACAAAGACAGTCTGAAACCAAAAGCCATCAATCAAAGGAACAAAAAGTTGTACCCTACCCAGATGTTCACTGTTGGGGCATAA